From the Ciona intestinalis chromosome 2, KH, whole genome shotgun sequence genome, one window contains:
- the LOC100175581 gene encoding uncharacterized protein LOC100175581, producing the protein MSVQFKARLLPSMFNLEEEIRRFAIGDEQARDFALLKKKIGSVFPTLNHGNFKLYYKDDRDDQISFNSDEELLVALEQMDDGVLSIIIKNTFAETFNFTQGFPAGSYTGQMPTFGNPFAAFTQPDFIPNYMGGQQFGTFQYQYPNGANGYSGTWSTNNNHNQYQAQQQSQSYSRTDNSRPPYRSHR; encoded by the exons ATGTCAGTTCAATTCAAGGCTCGTTTGTTGCCGAGCATGTTTAATCTAGAGGAAGAAATACGCAGGTTTGCTATTGGTGACGAACAGGCCAGAGATTTTGCACTcttgaagaaaaaaatcgGAAGTGTGTTTCCTACATTAAATCACGGAAACTTCAAGCTGTATTACAAAGATGACAGAGACGACCAGATATCGTTTAACAGTGATGAAGAGTTACTGGTTGCCTTAGAACAAATGGATGATGGAGTGCTAAGTATTATCATAAAG AATACATTTGCGGAAACATTTAACTTCACACAAGGCTTTCCCGCCGGAAGCTACACTGGTCAAATGCCCACTTTTGGCAATCCATTTGCGGCCTTTACTCAGCCGGACTTCATACCTAACTACATGGGTGGACAACAGTTTGGAACTTTTCAATACCAATATCCTAACGGAGCGAATGGCTATTCTGGCACGTGGTCCACAAATAACAACCACAACCAGTATCAG GCACAACAACAAAGTCAGTCTTATTCCCGTACCGACAATTCAAGGCCACCGTATCGTTCACACAGATAA